The stretch of DNA AAATCAATCAACCTTATCTCTATGAAGAAATATTTTATTCTCTTATTTTCATTGAGTTTACCCTTTTTTGGATACGCTCAATGGAATGAAACACATTCAAAAAATGTTATCGAAATCAAAGATTCTAAAAAAAAATATACCTCCACGAGCTATATATGCTTTAGACCATCAAATTATCGATAATCTTTTAAGTCGATTAAATCATAAATCGATTCATCAAACGACCGAGATCAACTTCCCAAATGCTCATGGCGAAATGGAAACATTTGTAGTTTGGGAATCATCAAATTTTGCAGAAGCATTACAAGAACGTTTTCCACATCTAAGAGCATTTACCGGTTACAGTAAGAATTCTCCTCATAAAATTGTACGATTCAGTTCTTCACATAAGGGATTATCTGTAATGATCATGGACAAGGGTATTTCTACTTATATTGAACCATATGATACTTTCAATAAACATTATATTGTTTATGATTCTCATACCAAGAAACCTGAAGAATTTAAGCAATTTCAATGTGCTGTAGAAGGTGAACATGCTACAACTGAGAATGAAGAATCAAGAGTACTCGCAGGAAATTTTAAAACATATCGCTTAGCATTATCCAATACAGGCGAATATGGTCAATATCATGGTGGTACCGTCGAAGATGTACTTGCGGCCATGAACAATACAATGACGCGTCTGAATGCAATATTCGAAAAAGATTTATCCATTCATTTTAATCTAATTGAACAAGTTCCAGATCAATTAATTTTCGTAGATCCTACTACTGATCCTTATTCTTCAGGAGGACCAGCAGAAGCCCATCGGGTGATTCGAAATTTAATCGATACCAATAATTATGATATGGGACATTTGTTGGATAAAGAAGACGCGAATGGATCAGCTTACCTTGAATCCTTATGTGATAATACAAGAAAAGGTGGTGGATGGACTGCTCATAATATCCCAGATGGTGCATTTTATGATGTAGATTACGTTGCCCATGAAATGGGACATCAATTAGGCGCTGGTCACACGTACACCATTTACTCTATTCAATCTGATCAAACTGTTGAAATTGGAAGTGGTAACACCATTATGGGGTATACCGGTATTACAGGTACTTTGGATGTTCAATCCAACTCTTATGATTACTTTCATTCAACAAGTATAGCTCAAATCAAAAATCATATCAATCGTTCAACCTGTGGAGTTACGCGAGCAATGGAAACTGATGGTCCTAGCGTAAATGCAGGTGCTGATTATACGATACCTAAAACAACACCATTTGTATTAACCAGCGAAGTTTCAGGACCAGATCTTGCAAATTTCACGCACAATTGGGAACAAATAGATATGGCAACATCCGCTCAAATGGGAAATAATTCGTTAGCTTCTCCAACTAAAATAGCGGGACCTAACTTCAAATCGTTATTACCAGGTACTGAACACTATCGTTATCTCCCTGATTTTAATGCTGTTTTAGCAGGTGTTTTATCAACGAAATGGGAATCTGTATCTAGTGTAGGTCGAGATTTAAACTTTTCAATAACTGTTCGAAACAACCATTCAACCGATCCACAAACTGCTCGGGACGATGTAAAAGTTACTGTTTCCGCTGATGCTGGTCCATTTATGGTTACTGCACCAGCTGAAGGAGTTTCCACACAGTCTGGTCAACCATATCTTGTTACATGGGATATTGCAAATACGAATCATGCCCCTATTAATACTTCACAAGTAAACATTAAGTTTTCAAAAGATGGAGGTCAAACATTCACGTATCTTATTCAAAACACTCCAAATGATGGAGAAGAAACCATTACAATCCCAGCTGGTTCACAATCAGATAATGCTTATATCATTGTAGAAGCTGTTGATAATATTTACTATGCTGTAAGTCCTAGCTTTGTTGTCGATTACGAAGTGAGAGGTGAAATTTGTAATACCTATACTTATAATGGAAATCCTATTGCAATTCTTGATGGACCAGGAGGAAGTGAAATTACTTCACCAGAAGTAACTGCACCGCTTATCATTTCTGATGAAGGAAACATTACGCGTGTAAAAGTTGGATTAAATGTCACACATCCTAATGTCAATCATTTAACTATTGGAATTGAAAATCCACAAGGGAATAGAGCGTTGGTATGGAATAGAACATGTTCAAATCGAGCGAACATTAATGCCACATTTGATGATACAGCAACCAATGTATCTTGTGTAGCTCCAATATCAGGTAACAATAAATCAAATGAACTGTTGAAAATCTTTAATGGAAAAAATGCAGCAGGCGAATGGAAAATTTATGCTTCGGATAACATGCCAGGCAATACCGGGCAAATCAATAGTTTCAGCCTTGAAGTGTGTAAAAGAGATGTACAAACCTTGAATGTTTCCGATTGGAATAAAGAAGTCAACCTTAACATCTACCCAAATCCATCGAATGGAGATTTTAATATTCAAGCAAAGAATTTAAAACAAGATATCATTTCTGTAACCATTTATGAACTTACTGGAAAAATTATCAAAACAGATGTTATTTCTCATAAGGGTGGTGAATTCATTAAAAACTATTCAATGCAATTACCAAGCGGAGTATATATTATCAATTTAGAAGGAGATTCTATCAAAACTTCACGAAAAATCATCGTGAAATAATGATTACAAAAAAAGTTCGGAAAATTATTCCGAACTTTTTTTATTCTTTTGTTCTATCCAAAGCGACATGTATTTGGTCCCTTGATTATAATGATGTTGTAAGATCTGCCCCATAAAATTTTGCTGACGATGCACTTCTAAATACGAAGTAATGGCATTAAAGTATTCTATGAAGTCCTTCTGAAAATTTTGCTTGGCATAATTGTGATTCAATAATGCAATTCCGTTGTGTTGTGCAAAATTCCAAACTTCTTCATTTTGATAGAGTGTTATTGCTTGAGCTATAAATTCTTCATCATCTGAAGCAACAAAACCATTCCATGCTAATCCACATTGCATCGCCTCCGCCCCTACAACAGTCGTAACATTTGGCGTTCCTGATTGCATAGCATCTACAAATTTACCTTTTGCACCTGCACCAAACTGAATAGGAGCCAATAAAACTTTATATTGCTCCATCGTACGTTGAGCATCTATAGCACGACCTTTAATAAAAAATCGCTCCTTGGGATTATGCAATTGCTCGACTTTCTGAGACGCATATGCCCCATAAATATGAAGTTCAGCTTTAGGCAATTTTTGACGTAAAACTGGCCAAATGACTTTTTTTAAATGTTGTACGCAATTCCAATTCGGCTCATGGATAAAATTACCAATAAACATAAAATGCGCTCGTTCATCAAAAGATTTCCAAGATTCTATTTTTTCTTGGTCTATAGGTTCTTCTAAGAAGGGTACATAATAAAGCAATGCAGGATTGATATTGAACTGCTGCATAAGCATATCCATTTCTTCTCTCGAAATCATCAACGAGACATCACATCGTAAAATGGACGCAATTTCTCGCTTCGCATGATCTGAATATAACATTTGATTAGAGAATGCAACACCTTTTTTAACCGCTTCTTGTCGTGCATAACGCAAAAAATGAAGATCTTCTGTATCCAGTACTTTCACCGCATTTGGACATTCAGCAGAGACGCGCCAACTGTATTGTTCCTCAACCATATAACGATCAAACAACACAACTTCAGGATTTAATTCTTTGATAAATGCATTAAATCGTTCGTCATTTAATTGAATTTCAACTTCTTCTACACCCAAATCCCCTAAAGGATAGCTAAATTCAGATTTTGATGCAGCGCTTGCAAAAGTAATATGATAATTTTCCGATTGAAACAGCTGAATCAATTGAATCATTCGTGTTCCAGCAGCAGATGATGTTGGTTCGGGCCATACAAGACCTATAATCAGCATTTTCTTCATGCGGCAAAATTACACTTTCTCAATCTTAATTTTGAATAATAATTCATCAACATTCTTTATCGCTGAATTTCACCTAACTTTGCATTTTAATTTATAAATCATTTTAATGTCTTATCAAGCTGTATTCGAAGAATTCTATGAACAAGTAAAATTGAGTATCCAACAAGGAACTTTTGCGAAATTAACCATGGCAAAAACCATAGGGGATACAGATTTAAAAAATATATTTGTACGATTACGTCTATTAGAAGATCAAACGTATGATTTTGCCTTTACTTTTCGTTACAAAACAGAAGAAGTAGAACGTTTTCATAGTATAGAACAGACCTATTTGATTTTAAGTTCTTACATCCGAAATCCATTTCAAAGCGCACTATTGTTTACAACTGAAAAAGATTTAATTTTTAAAGTCAATAAAAAAGGAACAGGGAGTTTAGCCGAACAATTACCTACTTTCAAACATGCTTCGGATGTTATGTTGGAAATGGTTGAGAAAAAAATCGTATAATTTTTTCGCTTAATTTGTAGTATAATTCTCAATAAATCAATGGTTTTAAAGTTATGAATAAAGATTATCTTTAAAATCAGAATTAAATACATGAAAAACGTTTATCCTTTATTCGTATTGTCGCTTTTGGCATCCTCTGTAATGGGGCAAATCAAAAAAACGGCTAATCAGATTACAGTTCAACCTCAATTTACGGCTGATACCCCTTATCATTACGAATTGTCGCTAAAAAAAGTGGTTCAAAAGGGTGAAGAAACAAGAATTGAAATTGAAAAAAACATTCCGGTTCAATTAACCTTATACAGTGTTGGTGAAGGATTTAATCTATTTGAATGGGAAAGTCAACCCATGTTATTTTTTAAGAACAACGAAGACGGACAACCGTATACCTTCCCAACTGAAAACATTAAAATTAACTATCGCACAGATGAGAATTATGTATTAGGAGAAGTAAGCAATTACGATGAAGTTATTCAGGATTATGCTACAGCTTATCAAAAACTATACGATGATACATCGACTAATTATGAAGATTTAGCCTCAAAATCTGCATTGTACTTTGTTCAAATGTTTCATATGTTTTTTGGGCAGGAATTCAGTTCTAAAGAAAAGGAACAAATGATGAATTTGTTTTTCAATCCCATGAAAAATACATTCTCTGCGGCCGAAGATGAAATCAATTATGTTGAAACGGATGGAAGATCAGGTTTTCAATTTCAACAAAAATACAATGCCGAAATGGAAGATAATTCTGCAAAGATGATGAATCATAAAACCATTGATTCCTATCGTAGCAAACAAACGGGTGCTGATTACGAATTAAAAGCTTGGGGCAATCAAATATTTCAATCCAATGGATTAATCGACCAAATCGAGCGCGTAGTACAAGTCAAACAAAATGACCAAGTCCTTCAATTTGTTTATACACTCACTAAAAAATAAAGGCATAATCGTTAAACATCAGGTAGCGATTCTGAAATTTATTTTTAAAATCCTATTTTTGCAAAAGATAAAAGAGTATAATTCATGTTAGGATTAAAATTATTAACGGATCCTCGTTGGGCCTATATCGCGGAAAGAAATATTGAAGAAATTTTAACTGATCATGCATGGTGTGAGCAAAAAGCCGCTACCAACGCTATTACCATTATTACCTACAATTCTGAACACGAAGAGTTGGTCCATGAAATGACTGCTATAGCAATTGAAGAAATGCAACATTTCCAAATGGTCATTGAAATCATCAAAAAGCGTGGTTATACTTTAGGTCGTGAACGTAAAGATGATTATGTGGGACAATTAATGAAATTCTGTCGCAAAGATGGTTCGCGTAACATGGCATTTATCGATCGCTTATTGTTTGCTGCTATGATTGAGGCTAGAAGTTGTGAGCGTTTTAAAACGTTATCACAAAACATTAAAGATGAAGAATTGGCTCAATTCTATTATGATTTAATGGTTTCTGAAGCCAATCATTATACAACCTTCTTAAATTTTGCTCGTAAATTATCGACGGATGTAGACGTGGATAAACGATGGAAAGAATGGTTGGATTTTGAAGGCCAATTGATACAATCATACGGTAATAAAGAAGCTATTCATGGATAGTAACACCCTTAAATAAATAAAAAATGAGTTCAATTTTCGATTGGACTCATTTTTTTACTCAAATCTTATCATTCGAAATGTAGTTTCAGTGATCTAAAAAAATCTTTTGATTACGATTAATTCATTATTAATCCATACACTTATGATGTTGAACTTGTTTCAACATTTCATCCGATGACATGCAATCTTGGAAATGAATTCAGGAGGACTAGGAATAGTCAATTTAAACCTTTCGAAATATCTCTCCTAACAATCAATATCATACATCAATTAATTTCATATCAAAACATTGTAACTTTGTGTAAACAAATAAGATAATACTATGGAATTAGGAATCGGAATGTTCGGAGATGTACGCATCGATGAAAAAACAGGATATATTCAATCACCACAACAACGTCTTGCTGAAATTATCGAGGAGGTTAAATTAATGGATGAGGTTGGAATTGATTTCTTCGGCATTGGAGAACATCATCGTCCGGACTATGCCGTATCTTCTCCAGAAATTGTATTAGCTGCTGCTGCTGCTGTAACCAAAAACATCAAATTAGGAAGTTCAGTTTCAGTGATTAGTTCAGCAGACCCCGTGAAATTATTTCAAGATTTTTCGATGGTGGATAATCTATCCAATGGTCGTGCAGAAATTATGGCGGGACGTGGTTCATTTATTGAGTCCTTTCCTTTGTATGGATTTGATTTAAAGGATTATGAAGCCTTATATGATGAGAAATTAAAACTCTTAATCACTTTAAATAAAAATGAAGTCGTGAACTGGAGAATTTAGACCATCCTTACAAAAACAAACCATTTTTCCACGTCCAGTTCAAAATGAAATCCCATTATGGGTCGCTGTGGGAGGAACCACTTCTTCTGTTATTCGAGCAGGAAAATTGGGATTACCCATTATTTTTGCTATAATTGGTGGAGATCCGGCCAACTTTACACCACTTTTTGAAGTGTACAAACAAGCCTATGTGGATAATGGACATGACATTACCAAAATGCAAATTGGTGTGCATATGCATTCATTCTTTGGAGAAGATGATCAACAAGTTGCAGATGATTATTTCCCAATCTACGCTGCTCAAATGGATCGTATCGGTAAATCAAGAAATTGGCCACCTTATCAACGTTCACAATACGATTTCGGACGAGGTGAAAATGGAAATTTGATCATTGGTGATTCCTCTTTAGCGGTTGATCGCATTTTAAAATACCAAGAAATGTTTGGTTTAACGCGATTTTCTGCACACATGGATGTAGGAGCTCCAAATCACCTAGATATGATGAAATCCATTGAAATTTTTGGGACAAAAATCCTACCCAAAGTAAAAGACGCATTAAAATAACATTAAGTTTACATAAGATTCTCTTCATCAAAGAGAATCTTTTTTATTTTAGTCGGTCAAACAAACGAAATGAGGAAATTAGTAGGATGGATCGCCTTGTGTACAAGTCTATATGCACAAGCACAGGAGAAAGATTTTAGAACTTGGGGCATTTTAAATGTGAACCAAACGTTGAATGAGGATTGGACATTTAATTCGGATATTCAATATCGGATGTACGAAGATTGGGATCAATTGAACCAACTTTTAGTGCGTGGAGGTATAGGTTATCATATGAGTCCGAATAATAACAC from Faecalibacter sp. LW9 encodes:
- a CDS encoding reprolysin-like metallopeptidase, whose protein sequence is MKHIQKMLSKSKILKKNIPPRAIYALDHQIIDNLLSRLNHKSIHQTTEINFPNAHGEMETFVVWESSNFAEALQERFPHLRAFTGYSKNSPHKIVRFSSSHKGLSVMIMDKGISTYIEPYDTFNKHYIVYDSHTKKPEEFKQFQCAVEGEHATTENEESRVLAGNFKTYRLALSNTGEYGQYHGGTVEDVLAAMNNTMTRLNAIFEKDLSIHFNLIEQVPDQLIFVDPTTDPYSSGGPAEAHRVIRNLIDTNNYDMGHLLDKEDANGSAYLESLCDNTRKGGGWTAHNIPDGAFYDVDYVAHEMGHQLGAGHTYTIYSIQSDQTVEIGSGNTIMGYTGITGTLDVQSNSYDYFHSTSIAQIKNHINRSTCGVTRAMETDGPSVNAGADYTIPKTTPFVLTSEVSGPDLANFTHNWEQIDMATSAQMGNNSLASPTKIAGPNFKSLLPGTEHYRYLPDFNAVLAGVLSTKWESVSSVGRDLNFSITVRNNHSTDPQTARDDVKVTVSADAGPFMVTAPAEGVSTQSGQPYLVTWDIANTNHAPINTSQVNIKFSKDGGQTFTYLIQNTPNDGEETITIPAGSQSDNAYIIVEAVDNIYYAVSPSFVVDYEVRGEICNTYTYNGNPIAILDGPGGSEITSPEVTAPLIISDEGNITRVKVGLNVTHPNVNHLTIGIENPQGNRALVWNRTCSNRANINATFDDTATNVSCVAPISGNNKSNELLKIFNGKNAAGEWKIYASDNMPGNTGQINSFSLEVCKRDVQTLNVSDWNKEVNLNIYPNPSNGDFNIQAKNLKQDIISVTIYELTGKIIKTDVISHKGGEFIKNYSMQLPSGVYIINLEGDSIKTSRKIIVK
- a CDS encoding tRNA-(ms[2]io[6]A)-hydroxylase — protein: MLGLKLLTDPRWAYIAERNIEEILTDHAWCEQKAATNAITIITYNSEHEELVHEMTAIAIEEMQHFQMVIEIIKKRGYTLGRERKDDYVGQLMKFCRKDGSRNMAFIDRLLFAAMIEARSCERFKTLSQNIKDEELAQFYYDLMVSEANHYTTFLNFARKLSTDVDVDKRWKEWLDFEGQLIQSYGNKEAIHG
- a CDS encoding glycosyltransferase — its product is MKKMLIIGLVWPEPTSSAAGTRMIQLIQLFQSENYHITFASAASKSEFSYPLGDLGVEEVEIQLNDERFNAFIKELNPEVVLFDRYMVEEQYSWRVSAECPNAVKVLDTEDLHFLRYARQEAVKKGVAFSNQMLYSDHAKREIASILRCDVSLMISREEMDMLMQQFNINPALLYYVPFLEEPIDQEKIESWKSFDERAHFMFIGNFIHEPNWNCVQHLKKVIWPVLRQKLPKAELHIYGAYASQKVEQLHNPKERFFIKGRAIDAQRTMEQYKVLLAPIQFGAGAKGKFVDAMQSGTPNVTTVVGAEAMQCGLAWNGFVASDDEEFIAQAITLYQNEEVWNFAQHNGIALLNHNYAKQNFQKDFIEYFNAITSYLEVHRQQNFMGQILQHHYNQGTKYMSLWIEQKNKKSSE